In Cellulomonas sp. JZ18, the DNA window TGCGGTGGGTCGCGGGGCAGGAGCCGCGCCCGGTCCCCGACACCGAGCAGGCCGGGCCCACGCAGCCGGACCTCGTGCCTCGCGTCGAGGTGGGCATGCCGGCGGAGTCGGCGGAGCGGCTGGGCGTGACGCTCGACGCGGGCCCGCTCGTCCTCGCCCGGGGCGTCAAGGACGTCGGCGGCGAGACGCAGTACGTGGTGACCGGGCTGTACGAGCCCGTCGACCCGGACTCCGTCATGTGGCGCGAGGCGCCGTGGCTCGTCTCACCCGTCGCCGCCAGCGGCACGGACGCCGACCGGGGGGACGTCCACGGCCTGTACGTGCCGCCGGACAACGCCCCCGACCTGCAGCGCGTCATCCCGACCGCCCTGCTGCAGGCGACCGTCCGCGCGCAGGTGGAGACCGCAGGGCTGACGCTCCAGGACGCGCGGGCGATGCGGCGGGACGTCGTCGCGCTCGCCGCCTCGAGCGGCGTGCTCGTGAGCGACCTGCCCGCGGTGGTCGACGCGTTCGAGACGCGCCTCGTGGCCGCCCGGGCGCAGGCCTCGCTGGTCGTCGTGGGTGCCGCCGCCACCGGCGCGCTCTGCCTCGTCCTGGCCGCCGGGCTGCTGGTCGAGCGGCGGCGGGCCTTCCTGGCCGCCGAGCGGGCCCGGGGTGCGTCGCTCGCGTCGGTCGTCCTGCGCGCGCTCGTCGAGACCGTCCCCGTCGCGCTCGCCGTCGGCGGCGTCGCGTACGGCGCGGTGGAGTGGGCGCTGGGGACGTACCGCGGTACGACGGCGGTCGCCGTCGTGGTCGCCGTCGCCGCCGCGCTGGCTCCGCCCGTGCTCGCCGCGCGGGCCGCGCGCGCGGCGTGGGCGGGACGCCGGGTCCCCGCCGACCGCCGCGAGCGCGCGCGCCTCGCCGCGCAGCGCGGCGCGCGGCGGCTCGCGAGCGAGGCCCTCGTGGTCGTCCTCGCCGTCGCGGCGCTCGCCTCGGTGCGCACGCGCGGGCTGGTCCCGGTCGGCGCGGGTGAGGTCGACCCGCTGCTCGCGGCGGCGCCGGTGCTCGTCGCCGCCGCCGCGTCCCTCGTCGTCGTCCGGGTCGCGCCCGCGCTCGTGCGGGTCGCCGGGCGGCTGGCCGCGCGCTCCCGCGGGATCGCGGCACCGCTGGCCGCGGCGCGCGCGCAGGGGGCCGCGACGGCCGTCGTCCCGCTGCTCACGGTCACCGTGGCCGTCGCGCTCGTGGTGCTCTCCGGCACGCTCGCGCAGTCGGTGCGCACGGGGCAGGTGGAGGCGGCCGACCGGCTCGTCGGTGCCGACGCCCGGCTCGACGGCGCGCTCGACCGGCCGGCCGGGCGCGCCGCGCTCGCCGCGCTGCGCGAGGCCGACGGGGTCGACACCGTGGCGACGGGCAGCCAGCTCACCGACCGCCGCTTCGGCGAGGGCACGGGCCTGTCGGTCACGCTGCTGGTCGTCGACAGCGCCGAGCTCGCCGCGGCGCGCACCGCGCGCGGGCTGCCGGTCGACGCGGGGCTCGCGGGCCTCGCGCAGGAGGAGGCGGCCGGCGGGCGGGTGCCGGCCCTCGTGAGCGCGCAGCTGCTCGACCGCCTCGCGGAGCACGGCGTCACGGGGCCCCCCGACGTGTCGTACCTGCGGGAGAAGGTCGTCCTCGACGTGCGCGGGACGACCGCGATGCCGGCCGACGCCGGTGCGCCGCCGCTCGACGCGCGCGCGGCCGTCCCCGTCGGCGCGGCCGACGACGGCGTGGTCGTGCTCGACCGCCGCACGCTCGTGGCCGCGGGTATGGAGCTGCCCGCCACGGACCGCGCGTGGGTGGCCGGGCCGGGAGCGGCGGAGGCCGTCGCCGCGCTCGGCCTCGCGGCACCGACGTGGTCGGGGGTCACGGTGACCACGCGCGACGGGTGGTGGCGGGCCTGGTCCGCGGAACCCCTGACGGGGGCCCTGCTCGGGCTCCAGGCGCTCGGCATCGCCGTGCTCGTCGCTCTCCTGGTGCTCGCGCTGGTGCTCGTCGTCGTGGCCACGGCGCGGGAGCGGGGCCGCACGCTCTCGACCCTGCGCACCCTGGGCCTCGACGCCGGTGCGGCGCGCGCCGCGACGCTCGGCGAGCTCGCGCCCCTGGTGCTCGGCGGGTTCCTGGGCGGTACCGCGATCGGCCTGGTGGTGCCGTGGCTCGTCACCGACAGCCTCGGGCTGGAGTCGCTGACGGGCGGTCCGGCCGCGCGGACGGTCCCCGCCCCGTGGTCGGTCGCGGTGGCGGGCGGTGCCCTGCTCGTGGCCCTGGTCGTCGCGGTCGCCGTCGAGCAGGCGGTGCGCCGGCGCGACCGGCTGGGCGAGGTGCTGCGCGTGGGCGAGCGGTGAGGCAGGGACGACGATGACGCGGACCACGAGGAGGGAGCCGGCATGGACCCGGTGGACGAGCTGAGCGTGCAGGACGCGCCTGCGACGACGACGCTGTCGGCGCTCGAGGAGCGGGCCCGCGCGCGCCCGGAGGAGTTCGGGCGCACGGCGCTGATCGTGTGCGAGTCGCTCGTGCGCATCTACCAGGCCGAGGGCATCGAGGTGCAGGCGCTGCAGGGCCTGGACCTGCTCGTCGAGGCGGGCGAGCTCGTCGCGGTGGTCGGCGCCTCGGGCTCGGGCAAGTCGACGCTGCTGTCGGTGCTGTCGGGGCTGGACGTGCCGACGGCCGGACGCGTGCGCGTGGGCCCGTGGGACCTCATGACGATGACCGCCCGCGAGCGCGTGCAGTACCGCCGCTCGATGGTCGGGTTCGTGTGGCAGCAGACGGCCCGCAACCTCGTGCCGTACCTGACCGCGGCGGAGAACGTCGCGCTGCCGATGGCGCTGGCCGGGCGGCCCGGGCGCGCGCGCCGCGCGGACGCGACCGGCCTGCTCGACGTGCTGGGCGTCGGCTACTGCGCGGACCGCCGTCCGGCGCAGATGTCCGGCGGCGAGCAGCAGCGGGTGGCCATCGCGACGGCCCTCGCGAACTCCCCGCAGGTGCTGTTCGCCGACGAGCCGACCGGCGAGCTGGACACGGCGACCTCGGCCGACGTGCTCGGGGCGCTGCGCTCCGTCAACCGCGAGCTCGGCACGACCGTCGTCGTCGTCACGCACGACCCGGGCGTCAGCGAGCACGTCCAGCGCACGGTCGAGATCCGCGACGGCCGCACGAGCACCGAGGTCCTGCGCCGCACCGCGACGCGCGACGACGGCAGCGAGCACGTGGTCGCGGAGGAGTTCGCGGTCCTGGACCGCGCCGGGCGCGTCCAGCTGCCGCGCGAGTACCGCGAGACGCTCGACCTGGTGGGGCGGGTGCGCCTCGCCCTCGAGCGCTCGCACGTGGAGATCCACCCCGACCGTCCGCGCGCCGCGGGACCGGAGGACGCCCGATGACCGCCGCCACCGCCGGCACCACCCCCGGGCGCCCGGACGCCGCCGAGCCGCTCGTGCGCGTCGAGCACCTGCACCGCAGCTACGGCACGGGCCGCGCCCGCGTGCACGCGCTGCAGGACGTCTCCCTCGAGGTCCGGCCCGGTGAGCTCGTGGCGGTCGTCGGACGTTCCGGCTCCGGCAAGACGACGCTGCTCAACGCGATCGGGGGCCTGGACCGGCCGGACGAGGGCCGCGTCCTCGTGGCGGGCCGCGAGGTGTCGTCGCTCGACGAGCGGGGCCTCGTGGCGCTGCGTCGCGACGTCGTGTCGTTCGTCTTCCAGACCTTCGGCCTCGTGCCCGTCCTGACGGCCGCCGAGAACGTCGGCGTGCCGCTGCGGATGCGCCGGACGCCGGTGGCCGAGCGGGAGGCGCGCGTGGCGCTGCTGCTCGACCTCGTGGGGCTCGGGCCGCACGCGCGCCAGCGCCCGGGGCAGCTGTCGGGCGGGCAGCAGCAGCGTGTCGCGCTCGCCCGCGCGCTCGCGAACTCCCCCCGCCTGCTCATCGCGGACGAGCCGACGGGCCAGCTCGACTCCGAGACCGGGCGGGCGGTCATGGCGCTGATCCGCGCGGTCGTGGAGGCAGAGGGCATGACCGCGATCGTGTCGACGCACGACCCGGTCATGGTCGCCTTGGCGGACCGGGTGGTGCGGCTCGCGGACGGGCGGCTCGTCGAGGGCTGACCCGCCGACGCCGTCCGGTCCCGCCGGCGGGAGGTCGCGCAGCCGCGGCCCGCGGACCGGACGTCAGGCGGGCACCGCCGGTGCGACGGCGCCCTCCCGGTCCGCCGTCCGCCCCGGGCGCACCGCGCGCCGGCGTGCGAGCACCCCGTGCGGTCCGAGCAGGTGCACCACCCCGAACACGACGCCCTGCACCAGCACGACCATGCCGCCGGACGCGAGGTCGTACCAGTAGCTGAGGTACAGCCCGAGGACCGCGCACGTCGCCGACAGCAGGGGCGCGAGCACGAGCATCCGCCCGAAGCGGTCGGTGAGCAGGCGGGCGGTGGCACCGGGGATGACGAGCATCGCGACGACGAGCACGACCCCGACCACCTGCAGCGCGACGACGGCCGTCACCGCGAGCACGCCGAGCAGCAGCGCGGCGAGCCGCCGCGGCGACAGGCCGATCGCGTGCGCGTGCGTGGGGTCGAACGCGAACAGCACGAGGTCGCGCCGCTTGACCAGCAGCGTCACGGCCGCGACGGCGGCGAGGACCGCGACCTGGACGAGCTCCGACGTCGACACGCCGAGCACGTTGCCGAACACGATGTGGTTCAGGTCGGTGTCGCTCGGCGTCACCGACACGAGCACCAGCCCGAGGGCGAACAGCGTCGTGAAGACGATGCCGATCGCGGCGTCCTCCTTGACGCGGCCGGACCCGCGCACCGCCCCCACCAGGACCACCGCGAGCAGCCCGAAGACGAGCGCCCCCACCGCGAACGGCGCGCCGACGACGTAGGCGAGCACCACGCCCGGCAGGACGGCGTGGGACACCGCGTCCCCCATGAGCGACCAGCCGACGAGGACGAGCCAGCACGACAGCAGCGCGCAGACGACCGCCGCGAGGACCGTCGTGGCCAGGGCACGGACCATGAACTCGTAGCCGAGCGGCTCCAGGAGCAGGTCGAGCGGGGTCATGCCGCCTCCCCCGTCGTGCCCGGTCCCGCCGCGAGGCCGAGGGCGAGCGCGAGGGTGTCGGGCCGCAGCGCGTCGGCGACGGGTCCGTGGAACACCACCGAGCGGTGCAGCAGCACCGCCTCGTCGGCGAGGTCGGGCAGCGCGTGCAGGTCGTGCGTCGAGACGAGCACCGTCCGGCCGTCGGCGGCGAGCTCGCGCAGCAGACGCACCACGGTCGCCTCAGAGCCCTTGTCGACGCCCGCGAACGGCTCGTCGAGCAGCAGCAGGTCCGCCTCCTGCGCGATCGCGCGCGCGACGAACGCGCGCCGCCGCTGACCGCCGGACAACCGGCCGACCTGCCGCTGCGCCAGTGCCGTGAGCCCGACCCGCTCGAGCGCGGCGTCGACGGCGGCATGGTCGGCGGGGCGCAGCCGCCGGGTCGGGCCCAGGTGCCCGTACCGGCCCGTCGCGACGACGTCGCGCACGCTCACGGGGAACGTGACGTCCACGGCCTCCTGCTGGGGCACGTACGCGATCGCGCCGCGCCGCCGCGCGCGGGCCGGGTCCTCCCCCAGGACGCGGACGTCGCCCGTGCCGGGCCGGACGGTGCCGGTGACCGCCTTCAGGAGCGTGGACTTCCCCGCCCCGTTGACGCCGACCAGTCCGCAGACCCGCCCCGGGGCGAGCCGCAGCGAGACGTCGTCGAGCGCGAGCACGTCGCCGTAGCGGACGGTGACGTGCGCGACGTCGAGCGCGGACGTCACGACGCCCCGCCCGTGAGGCCGTCGACGATCGTGCGCACGTCGTGCCGGACGAGGTCGAGGTAGGTCGGCACGGGCCCGTCCTCGGTGGTCAGGGAGTCGACGTAGAGCACGCCGCCGAACCGTGCGCCGGTGGCCTCCACGACCTGCTGCATCGCGGCGTCGGACACGGTGGACTCGCAGAAGACGGCGGGCACGTCGCGCTCGCGGACGAACTCGATGACGGCGGCGACCTGCTGCGGCGTCGCCTGCTGCTCGGCGTTGACCGGCCACACGTAGCGCTCGGCCAGCCCGGCGTCCCGGGCGAGGTAGGAGAACGCGCCCTCGCACGTGACCAGCGCGCGCTGCGGCTCGGGCACGGCGGCGAGCCCGTCGACGAGCTCGGCCTGCACCTCGCGCAGCTCGGCGCGGTAGGCGTCGGCGTTCGCGCGCACGTCGTCGGCGTGCTCGGGCACGAGCTCGACGAGCGCGTCGGCGATGTTCTCGACGTAGAGCTCGACGTTGGCCGGGCTCATCCACGCGTGCGGGTTGGGCGTGCCCGCGTACGCGTCGTCGGCGATGTCGATCACCTCGACGCCCTGCGAGACGACGACGTGCGGCACGTCCGCGTCCTGCACGAACTGCGCGAACCACGCCTCGAGGTTGAGGCCGTTGTCGAGGACGAGGTCCGCGCCGGCGGCACGGCGCAGGTCGCCCGGGGTCGGCTCGTACCCGTGCACCTCGACGCCCGGCTTCGTCAGCGACTCGACGCGCACGTGCTCGCCGCCGACGTTGCGGGCGACGTCCGCCAGCACCGTGAACGTCGTCAGGACGAGCGGACGGCCGTCGTCCGCACCGCGCGCGCGGGCCGGCACGCACGCCGCGAGCAGCGCGAGGACGACCACGAGGGCGGGCACCGGAGCGGCCCTGCGGACGAAGTTCGGCATACCGAAAACTGTAGTTCGGAGTGCCGGGCAGGGCGAGCGCAGACCCACGGCGCGGCCGTCCCTCGCATCGTGCAGGCGCACCGGTCGCCCCGCCCGGCGAGCGGCCGACGCTGCCCGCAGCCAGCGCGGCGGGCGTCCTCGCGCGCCGGCGGACCGACCCGGGACCGCGCGACGAGGGCCGCCCACCCGGTGGGGGGACGGCCCTCGTCGCGGGACGGGCGGCGCTACGCCTCGATGCCCTCGAACAGCTCGGTGACGAGCGCCGCGACGGGCGACCGCTCGGAGCGGGTGAGCGTCACGTGGGCGAACAGCGGGTGCCCCTTGAGGGCCTCGATCACCGCCGCGACCCCGTCGTGCCGGCCCACGCGCAGGTTGTCGCGCTGCGCGACGTCGTGCGTCAGCACGACCCGCGAGGACTGCCCGATCCGGGACAGCACCGTGAGCAGCACGTTGCGCTCGAGCGACTGGGCCTCGTCGACGATGACGAACGCGTCGTGCAGGGACCGCCCGCGGATGTGCGTGAGCGGCAGGACCTCGAGCAGGTCCCGGTCGAGGACCTCCTCGACGACCTCCTTGCTCACGAGCGCGCCGAGCGTGTCGAACACCGCCTGCGCCCACGGGTTCATCTTCTCGGCCTCGCTGCCGGGCAGGTACCCGAGGTCCTGCCCGCCCACCGCGTACAGCGGCCGGAACACCATGACCTTGCGGTGCTGACGCCGCTCGAGCACCGCCTCGAGGCCCGCGCACAGCGCCAGCGCCGACTTGCCCGTCCCCGCCCGGCCGCCCAGCGAGACGATCCCGACCGACTCGTCGAGCAGCAGGTCGATCGCGATCCGCTGCTCCGCCGAGCGGCCGTGCACGCCGAACACGTCCTGGTCGCCGCGCACGAGCTGCACGTGCTTGTCGGCGGTGACCCGGCCGAGCGCCGACCCGCGGGGACTGTGGAGCACCAGGCCCGTGTGGCACGGCAGGTCCTGCGGCGAGCCCGCGAGCGCGGACGCCGGCACCGGCACCTCGGCGAGCGGCAGCGACTCGTGCTCCCACAGCGCGGCCATCTGCTGCTCGGTCAGGTCGAGGGCGTCCATGCCCGTCCACCCCGAGTCCACGGCGAGCTCGGCGCGGTACTCCTCGGCGCGCAGGCCGACCGCCGACGCCTTGATCCGCATCGGCAGGTCC includes these proteins:
- a CDS encoding FtsX-like permease family protein; translated protein: MTAPTALRTAARATTAGAVLVTRRRAAQDRALLVGSAVLLLGTLVLALALPRLVERAGDLGVRGAVENAGTTADVVAVPTLPTTGMSLGAGSVVQESAQFLLDSFGDRIGVPVLTVRSSAFTARLPSGSFAARVGVVATVGDGDEPQDAVRWVAGQEPRPVPDTEQAGPTQPDLVPRVEVGMPAESAERLGVTLDAGPLVLARGVKDVGGETQYVVTGLYEPVDPDSVMWREAPWLVSPVAASGTDADRGDVHGLYVPPDNAPDLQRVIPTALLQATVRAQVETAGLTLQDARAMRRDVVALAASSGVLVSDLPAVVDAFETRLVAARAQASLVVVGAAATGALCLVLAAGLLVERRRAFLAAERARGASLASVVLRALVETVPVALAVGGVAYGAVEWALGTYRGTTAVAVVVAVAAALAPPVLAARAARAAWAGRRVPADRRERARLAAQRGARRLASEALVVVLAVAALASVRTRGLVPVGAGEVDPLLAAAPVLVAAAASLVVVRVAPALVRVAGRLAARSRGIAAPLAAARAQGAATAVVPLLTVTVAVALVVLSGTLAQSVRTGQVEAADRLVGADARLDGALDRPAGRAALAALREADGVDTVATGSQLTDRRFGEGTGLSVTLLVVDSAELAAARTARGLPVDAGLAGLAQEEAAGGRVPALVSAQLLDRLAEHGVTGPPDVSYLREKVVLDVRGTTAMPADAGAPPLDARAAVPVGAADDGVVVLDRRTLVAAGMELPATDRAWVAGPGAAEAVAALGLAAPTWSGVTVTTRDGWWRAWSAEPLTGALLGLQALGIAVLVALLVLALVLVVVATARERGRTLSTLRTLGLDAGAARAATLGELAPLVLGGFLGGTAIGLVVPWLVTDSLGLESLTGGPAARTVPAPWSVAVAGGALLVALVVAVAVEQAVRRRDRLGEVLRVGER
- a CDS encoding ABC transporter ATP-binding protein produces the protein MDPVDELSVQDAPATTTLSALEERARARPEEFGRTALIVCESLVRIYQAEGIEVQALQGLDLLVEAGELVAVVGASGSGKSTLLSVLSGLDVPTAGRVRVGPWDLMTMTARERVQYRRSMVGFVWQQTARNLVPYLTAAENVALPMALAGRPGRARRADATGLLDVLGVGYCADRRPAQMSGGEQQRVAIATALANSPQVLFADEPTGELDTATSADVLGALRSVNRELGTTVVVVTHDPGVSEHVQRTVEIRDGRTSTEVLRRTATRDDGSEHVVAEEFAVLDRAGRVQLPREYRETLDLVGRVRLALERSHVEIHPDRPRAAGPEDAR
- a CDS encoding ABC transporter ATP-binding protein, encoding MTAATAGTTPGRPDAAEPLVRVEHLHRSYGTGRARVHALQDVSLEVRPGELVAVVGRSGSGKTTLLNAIGGLDRPDEGRVLVAGREVSSLDERGLVALRRDVVSFVFQTFGLVPVLTAAENVGVPLRMRRTPVAEREARVALLLDLVGLGPHARQRPGQLSGGQQQRVALARALANSPRLLIADEPTGQLDSETGRAVMALIRAVVEAEGMTAIVSTHDPVMVALADRVVRLADGRLVEG
- a CDS encoding metal ABC transporter permease, translating into MTPLDLLLEPLGYEFMVRALATTVLAAVVCALLSCWLVLVGWSLMGDAVSHAVLPGVVLAYVVGAPFAVGALVFGLLAVVLVGAVRGSGRVKEDAAIGIVFTTLFALGLVLVSVTPSDTDLNHIVFGNVLGVSTSELVQVAVLAAVAAVTLLVKRRDLVLFAFDPTHAHAIGLSPRRLAALLLGVLAVTAVVALQVVGVVLVVAMLVIPGATARLLTDRFGRMLVLAPLLSATCAVLGLYLSYWYDLASGGMVVLVQGVVFGVVHLLGPHGVLARRRAVRPGRTADREGAVAPAVPA
- a CDS encoding metal ABC transporter ATP-binding protein; this encodes MTSALDVAHVTVRYGDVLALDDVSLRLAPGRVCGLVGVNGAGKSTLLKAVTGTVRPGTGDVRVLGEDPARARRRGAIAYVPQQEAVDVTFPVSVRDVVATGRYGHLGPTRRLRPADHAAVDAALERVGLTALAQRQVGRLSGGQRRRAFVARAIAQEADLLLLDEPFAGVDKGSEATVVRLLRELAADGRTVLVSTHDLHALPDLADEAVLLHRSVVFHGPVADALRPDTLALALGLAAGPGTTGEAA
- a CDS encoding metal ABC transporter substrate-binding protein, with protein sequence MPNFVRRAAPVPALVVVLALLAACVPARARGADDGRPLVLTTFTVLADVARNVGGEHVRVESLTKPGVEVHGYEPTPGDLRRAAGADLVLDNGLNLEAWFAQFVQDADVPHVVVSQGVEVIDIADDAYAGTPNPHAWMSPANVELYVENIADALVELVPEHADDVRANADAYRAELREVQAELVDGLAAVPEPQRALVTCEGAFSYLARDAGLAERYVWPVNAEQQATPQQVAAVIEFVRERDVPAVFCESTVSDAAMQQVVEATGARFGGVLYVDSLTTEDGPVPTYLDLVRHDVRTIVDGLTGGAS
- a CDS encoding PhoH family protein, which gives rise to MGGTAPDRAAPDDATLDDGRLTYVLDTSVLLSDPRAIRRFAEHDVVLPVVVITELEAKRHHAELGYFARTALRLLDDLRVRHGRLDAPVPVSDEGGTLRVELNHVDDRVLPAGFRLGDNDTRILSVAANLAAEGRDVTVVSKDLPMRIKASAVGLRAEEYRAELAVDSGWTGMDALDLTEQQMAALWEHESLPLAEVPVPASALAGSPQDLPCHTGLVLHSPRGSALGRVTADKHVQLVRGDQDVFGVHGRSAEQRIAIDLLLDESVGIVSLGGRAGTGKSALALCAGLEAVLERRQHRKVMVFRPLYAVGGQDLGYLPGSEAEKMNPWAQAVFDTLGALVSKEVVEEVLDRDLLEVLPLTHIRGRSLHDAFVIVDEAQSLERNVLLTVLSRIGQSSRVVLTHDVAQRDNLRVGRHDGVAAVIEALKGHPLFAHVTLTRSERSPVAALVTELFEGIEA